A genome region from Plasmodium vivax chromosome 11, whole genome shotgun sequence includes the following:
- a CDS encoding hypothetical protein, conserved (encoded by transcript PVX_115450A), translated as MEDKYSTFEVTFDEKTKKVDDVIPAPDDDASSVQSSVPSLIKDADNYVRGLFSGLMGSSSDDDSSVAEEKKENKEDEEEEEKPLLVQLKDAFKSTFDKRGVALLVLIFLVGCLIYMHKNGHLANFTKMLPLAYLTGEAHDHHHHHNHGHAGCTCKNKGAAKPVEGAPAGECPCQRAKRLAEEAAAKAAAEGHEHSH; from the exons atggaagataAATACAGTACTTTTGAAGTAACTTTTGACGAGAAAACCAAAAAGGTTGATGATGTTATCCCAGCACCTGATGATGATGCATCATCTGTACAAAGCTCAGTCCCATCCCTCATTAAGGATGCAGATAACTATGTGAGAGGATTATTCAGTGGCTTAATGGGATCCTCTAGTGATGATGATTCTAGCGTAgctgaggaaaagaaagaaaataaagaagacgaagaagaggaagagaaacCACTCTTAGTTCAATTGAAAGATGCCTTTAAGAGCACTTTTGACAAAAGAGGTGTAGCTCTTTTGGTATTAATATTTCTCGTTGGATGCTTGATCTACATGCACAAGAATGGACACTTGGCCAACTTT ACCAAAATGCTTCCACTTGCTTACTTAACTGGAGAAGCTCACGatcaccaccaccaccacaaCCACGGACATGCCGGATGCACCTGCAAAAACAAGGGGGCAGCAAAACCAGTTGAGGGAGCCCCAGCTGGTGAATGCCCATGCCAGAGAGCTAAAAGATTAGCCGAAGAAGCAGCAGCTAAGGCAGCAGCAGAAGGCCACGAACATTCTCATTAA